A single window of Coffea eugenioides isolate CCC68of chromosome 7, Ceug_1.0, whole genome shotgun sequence DNA harbors:
- the LOC113776837 gene encoding ABC transporter B family member 15-like — translation MNCLSHRADNGTSSSDQVFSVPTFRRLLAINVPEWRQATAGCVSAMLFCAIQPSYACAMGSMISVYFLTDHKEIKQKTEVYALCFVGLALFSVFINICQHYNFASMGEHLTKRIREMMVVKMLSFEIGWFDQDEKTTGVVCSRLANVVSRSLVGDRMGLLINAFSAMAIACTLGLVIAWRLALVILATQPLLIICYYGMFALLKIMSKKSIKAHEESRKLAAEAVTNIRTVTAFSCQARILHMLEKAQEGPRQESIRQSWFAGIVLGVSSSLLTLVWALDSWYGGKLIADGYLGAKALFQTLLMLISTGRCIANAGTMTSDLAAGLDAVRSVFAIQDRYSQIDLEDRKGHMPEKIIGHVELQDVVNVDFAYPARQDVIIFKGFSLTFESGKSTAVVGQSGSGKSTIISLIERFYSPLGGTVMIDGQDIKSYHLRSSRRHIALVSQEPPLFEGTIRQNLAYCASEDVNESEIIVASKAANAQDFVAALQDGYDTWCGDRGLQLSGGQKQRIAIVAILKNPAILLLDEATSALDSQSGKLLQGALEGVVVGRTSVVVAHRLSTIQCCDIIAVLDKGKVVEKGTHSSLMAKGPNGAYYSLFSLQSDRYATNNIS, via the exons ATGAATTGTCTAAGCCATAGAGCAGACAATGGAACAAGTTCTAGTGATCAAGTTTTTTCAGTACCCACATTCAGAAGACTACTGGCAATTAATGTTCCTGAATGGAGGCAGGCAACAGCGGGATGTGTAAGTGCTATGTTATTTTGTGCAATTCAACCATCTTATGCATGTGCCATGGGGTCGATGATATCAGTGTATTTCTTGACGGATCATAAAGAGATCAAGCAGAAGACAGAAGTATATGCCTTGTGCTTTGTGGGGCTTGCATTGTTCTCAGTGTTTATAAACATATGCCAGCATTATAATTTTGCATCAATGGGGGAGCACTTGACCAAGAGAATCCGAGAAATGATGGTTGTCAAGATGCTCAGCTTTGAAATTGGGTGGTTTGATCAGGATGAGAAAACAACTGGTGTTGTTTGCTCCAGACTAGCCAATGTGGTAAGTAGG TCATTAGTGGGTGATCGCATGGGGCTACTCATCAATGCTTTTTCGGCAATGGCCATTGCATGCACCTTGGGCCTTGTTATTGCATGGAGGCTTGCGTTGGTGATACTAGCCACTCAACCCCTTCTCATTATTTGCTATTATGGTATGTTTGCTCTCCTGAAAATCATGTCAAAAAAGTCCATTAAAGCTCACGAAGAAAGTCGTAAGCTTGCAGCAGAAGCTGTCACCAATATTCGAACTGTCACAGCCTTCAGCTGCCAAGCCCGAATTCTCCATATGCTCGAAAAAGCACAAGAAGGACCACGACAAGAAAGTATTCGCCAATCATGGTTTGCTGGTATTGTGCTTGGGGTATCCTCTAGTTTGTTGACATTAGTGTGGGCCCTTGATTCTTGGTACGGGGGTAAACTCATTGCCGATGGCTATCTAGGAGCAAAAGCACTTTTCCAAACTCTTTTGATGCTGATAAGCACTGGTCGTTGCATTGCTAATGCAGGAACAATGACTAGTGACCTAGCTGCAGGTTTAGATGCAGTTAGGTCTGTATTTGCAATTCAGGACCGGTACTCCCAAATTGATCTTGAAGACCGAAAAGGCCACATGCCTGAAAAGATCATAGGCCATGTTGAATTGCAAGATGTTGTTA ATGTTGATTTCGCATATCCTGCCAGGCAGGACGTCATCATTTTCAAAGGATTCTCACTCACATTTGAGTCAGGAAAGTCAACAGCAGTGGTTGGACAAAGTGGCTCAGGAAAGTCAACCATAATCAGCTTAATTGAGAGGTTCTATAGTCCACTTGGAGGAACTGTGATGATTGATGGTCAAGATATAAAATCTTATCACTTAAGATCTTCAAGACGACACATAGCACTCGTTAGCCAGGAGCCCCCATTATTTGAAGGCACCATACGCCAAAATCTAGCATATTGTGCATCAGAGGATGTAAACGAGTCAGAGATCATTGTGGCTTCTAAGGCTGCCAATGCTCAGGACTTCGTTGCAGCATTGCAGGACGGATATGATACATGGTGCGGGGACAGGGGATTGCAGCTATCTGGTGGTCAGAAGCAGCGTATTGCCATTGTTGCTATACTTAAAAATCCAGCAATATTATTGTTGGATGAAGCAACAAGTGCACTTGATAGTCAATCAGGAAAGCTCCTACAGGGTGCACTTGAGGGAGTGGTGGTGGGAAGGACTAGTGTGGTTGTAGCGCATAGGCTAAGTACAATCCAGTGCTGTGATATAATAGCGGTTTTGGACAAAGGTAAAGTAGTAGAGAAAGGGACTCATTCTTCTCTGATGGCTAAAGGTCCAAATGGAGCATACTACTCACTTTTCAGCCTCCAAAGTGACCGCTATGCCACCAATAACATCAGCTAA